A window of the Cystobacter fuscus genome harbors these coding sequences:
- a CDS encoding type VI immunity family protein: MATDYPRFRLRGIPEVRVLMCPGGIQRPERRLLARDVFRIVFYMPHDHPDIAHGVSHAIDCYMRAVGEGPKTINYVSRSYDEGSALTAEQWGWARLLLQNTRRWSFPDDYEDWAQREIEKRRFERGLLFTGGSGNRNGYEFEYKARIPWRPAPETTFVSLLTATLPIEFLERHGPGPVRRLVLDMASQLRFASGHAGLALRLYWWLPRADEALRIGPLRYPGLDLRDAWRHENQMGFQVDGVHWLNFLGSPVLTQLGGAEALRSRLRSAGTTVVPLDDERAVVSLGERPEVGDLSAGKTLPAYRELAQVLEPWLEPLFLGPSGDIAGETRYTSLLLTEGEARRWWRRFLD, from the coding sequence ATGGCGACCGATTACCCCCGATTCCGCCTCCGAGGCATTCCCGAGGTCCGGGTGTTGATGTGCCCTGGAGGGATTCAGCGCCCCGAGCGGCGACTGCTCGCGCGTGATGTGTTTCGTATTGTTTTCTACATGCCTCACGATCACCCTGACATCGCGCATGGGGTGAGTCATGCCATCGATTGTTACATGCGAGCCGTGGGGGAGGGGCCCAAGACCATCAATTACGTGAGCCGGTCCTATGACGAGGGCTCCGCCTTGACCGCGGAGCAATGGGGATGGGCGCGCCTTCTTCTCCAGAACACTAGGCGCTGGTCCTTCCCGGATGATTATGAAGACTGGGCGCAGAGGGAAATCGAGAAGCGACGCTTCGAGCGGGGGCTTCTCTTCACGGGGGGCTCTGGCAACCGGAATGGCTACGAGTTCGAATACAAGGCCCGTATTCCGTGGCGGCCCGCTCCCGAAACGACCTTCGTGAGCCTGCTCACGGCGACGCTCCCCATCGAATTCCTCGAGCGGCATGGGCCGGGGCCCGTGCGTCGGTTGGTGCTCGACATGGCCTCCCAGCTCCGTTTCGCCTCGGGGCACGCGGGCCTGGCCTTACGGCTCTATTGGTGGCTTCCACGGGCGGACGAGGCCCTGCGCATCGGGCCCCTGCGCTACCCGGGTCTGGATCTCCGCGATGCCTGGCGTCACGAGAATCAAATGGGCTTTCAGGTGGACGGTGTCCACTGGCTCAACTTCCTCGGCTCCCCCGTCCTCACCCAGCTCGGCGGCGCGGAGGCCCTGCGCTCCCGATTGCGGTCGGCCGGGACGACCGTGGTCCCGCTCGACGACGAGCGCGCCGTGGTCTCCCTGGGCGAGCGGCCCGAGGTGGGAGACCTGTCCGCGGGGAAGACCCTTCCCGCGTATCGTGAACTCGCCCAGGTGCTGGAGCCCTGGCTCGAGCCGTTGTTCCTCGGCCCCTCCGGGGACATCGCCGGAGAGACGCGGTACACCTCGCTCCTGCTCACCGAGGGCGAGGCGCGGCGTTGGTGGAGACGTTTCCTCGACTGA
- a CDS encoding HD domain-containing protein: MENPALEMAPVPHRLAGLRSLVSELMILKRVRTPEQPDGLAAHGFRRAWAALVSGEDPATLALRETALALSAVQLGGMDFDVLRRVGLSPEQILGVLRRGFEAATASVDEGLRDRLRTALAEASTWVGAEPPAFVEHLVRQPRAGPPHANTQRVALLPAESHADHCYVVAVASVLVSPLFGADPTGPFVAALSHHLANAVLPDTGGHGNQLLGEHLAPLMARITEQVLDTLPSELAHRVREARRLLSHIDTPEARAFHAANTLDRVLETDAHARAAGFTPRQALEDLEFTHDEPIRAYENAVLAAVGLSH, from the coding sequence ATGGAGAACCCCGCGCTGGAAATGGCCCCGGTTCCCCACCGCCTGGCCGGACTGCGCTCCCTCGTGAGCGAGCTGATGATCCTCAAACGCGTGCGCACGCCCGAGCAGCCCGATGGGCTGGCGGCCCACGGCTTCCGCCGGGCGTGGGCGGCACTCGTCTCGGGCGAGGATCCGGCCACCCTGGCGCTGCGCGAGACGGCCCTCGCCCTGAGCGCCGTGCAACTGGGGGGTATGGACTTCGACGTCCTGCGCCGCGTCGGCCTCTCCCCCGAGCAGATCCTGGGAGTGCTGCGCCGTGGCTTCGAGGCCGCGACGGCGTCCGTGGACGAGGGGCTGCGCGATCGACTGCGCACCGCGCTCGCCGAAGCCTCCACGTGGGTGGGCGCCGAGCCTCCCGCCTTCGTGGAGCATCTGGTCCGCCAGCCGCGGGCCGGTCCCCCCCACGCCAACACGCAGCGGGTGGCGCTCCTGCCCGCGGAGAGCCACGCCGACCACTGCTACGTGGTGGCCGTCGCCTCGGTGCTCGTCTCCCCCCTCTTCGGGGCGGATCCCACCGGGCCCTTCGTGGCCGCGCTGAGCCATCACCTCGCCAACGCCGTGTTGCCCGACACGGGCGGCCACGGGAACCAGCTGCTCGGGGAGCACCTGGCGCCCCTCATGGCGCGCATCACCGAGCAGGTGCTCGACACGCTCCCGTCCGAGCTCGCCCACCGCGTGCGCGAGGCGCGGCGGCTCCTCTCCCATATCGACACGCCCGAGGCCCGCGCCTTCCATGCCGCCAACACGCTGGATCGGGTGCTGGAGACGGACGCGCACGCCCGCGCCGCGGGCTTCACCCCGCGCCAGGCGCTGGAGGACCTGGAGTTCACCCACGACGAGCCCATACGGGCCTACGAGAACGCGGTGCTCGCCGCGGTGGGGCTCTCCCACTGA
- a CDS encoding YcaO-like family protein: MSAKKSQQEACEAYRAAFPPGELEMFRADPIDRVGIPAVAASLRLKTGTQFATHGHGTTPEEAEASALGKLAESVFTETSLRAHARERGTYRELARTRGPSGVVDPLKLCLPAGSPYHADMELTWVTVTRLTTGEKVLLPEEWVATRSGQLQGRTPLISPITHGQGAGLTHEQALTHGLLELFERDGNGLRTRALDQGVVIDLKDAALGPELQSLLAHCERLGIEIIPKLACTDFGLVGLYVVGRDPALRDQPMALTACGEAADLDRERALHRALLEYAGSRTRKAFANGPLELAEKIAPPGYMDRFLPYLELEDEEPRALQAMADWAQLSAAQMRSLMEQRVLAERGRMPFASLPTTPNPGDARQRADVLVRKLTQAGFDILVADMSPTNHSVVSLKVIVPGLEAETMSDHRIGERGVAKLLARQDPLAGLGKPPEGAQRVRLTPEAEERLGGPTWFHSRLAEAIVGRLYALYREPERHTAQLMPRQRRYGGDPS, encoded by the coding sequence ATGAGCGCGAAGAAGAGTCAGCAGGAAGCGTGTGAAGCCTACCGCGCGGCCTTTCCGCCCGGCGAGCTGGAGATGTTCCGCGCGGATCCCATCGATCGCGTGGGCATCCCGGCGGTGGCCGCGAGCCTGCGGCTGAAGACCGGCACGCAGTTCGCCACCCATGGTCACGGCACCACCCCGGAGGAGGCCGAGGCCAGCGCGCTCGGGAAGCTGGCCGAGAGCGTCTTCACCGAGACCTCGCTCCGGGCACACGCGCGCGAGAGGGGCACCTACCGCGAGCTGGCGCGCACCCGCGGTCCCTCCGGCGTGGTGGATCCGCTGAAGCTGTGCCTCCCCGCGGGCAGCCCCTACCACGCGGACATGGAGCTGACGTGGGTGACGGTGACGCGGCTGACCACCGGGGAGAAGGTGCTCCTCCCCGAGGAATGGGTGGCCACCAGGAGCGGGCAGCTCCAGGGCCGCACGCCCCTCATCTCCCCCATCACCCACGGCCAGGGCGCGGGCCTCACCCACGAGCAGGCCCTGACCCACGGCCTCCTCGAGCTGTTCGAGCGCGACGGCAACGGCCTGCGCACCCGCGCGCTCGATCAAGGCGTGGTGATCGACCTGAAGGACGCGGCCCTCGGCCCCGAGCTCCAGTCCCTGCTCGCGCACTGCGAGCGCCTGGGCATCGAGATCATTCCGAAGCTGGCCTGCACGGACTTCGGGTTGGTGGGCCTGTACGTGGTGGGACGCGACCCGGCGCTGCGCGATCAGCCCATGGCCCTCACGGCGTGCGGCGAGGCGGCGGACCTGGATCGGGAGCGGGCGCTGCACAGGGCGCTGCTGGAGTACGCGGGGTCGCGCACGCGCAAGGCCTTCGCCAACGGCCCCCTGGAGCTGGCGGAGAAGATCGCCCCTCCGGGGTACATGGACCGCTTCCTGCCCTACCTCGAGCTGGAGGACGAGGAGCCCCGCGCCCTGCAGGCCATGGCCGACTGGGCCCAGCTCTCCGCGGCCCAGATGCGCTCGCTCATGGAGCAGCGGGTGCTCGCCGAGCGAGGCCGGATGCCCTTCGCCTCGCTGCCCACCACCCCGAACCCCGGTGACGCCCGGCAGCGCGCCGACGTGCTGGTGCGCAAGCTCACCCAGGCGGGCTTCGACATCCTCGTGGCGGACATGTCGCCCACGAACCACTCCGTCGTCTCGCTCAAGGTCATCGTCCCGGGGCTGGAAGCGGAGACGATGAGCGACCACCGCATCGGCGAGCGCGGCGTGGCGAAGCTGCTCGCGCGGCAGGATCCACTCGCGGGCCTGGGCAAGCCGCCCGAGGGCGCCCAGCGCGTGCGCCTCACGCCGGAGGCCGAGGAGCGGCTCGGAGGCCCCACCTGGTTCCACTCGCGCCTGGCGGAGGCGATCGTCGGCCGGCTCTACGCGCTCTACCGCGAGCCCGAGCGCCACACCGCCCAGCTCATGCCGCGCCAGCGCCGCTACGGAGGCGACCCTTCGTGA
- a CDS encoding aldose epimerase — protein MQEEDTVLLKDGDCVAEIVPERGALVSRFTVGGEELLFLDASTLADPGKNVRGGIPVLFPSPGVLPGGTYPAEGRDYTMRRHGFARDLAWEVRHRENARTELVLGHSDQTLREFPWRFEARLTVTLSGGALRLGFAAENRDTRPMPLHLGYHPYFHVPQANKAVTRLDTDATRAWDNRTGAPVTFSGLDLTSAEVDMHLLDHSRPGTTLHRGPGLRPVVLSWSESFTTVVVWTLTGRDFVCVEPWTAPGGALRTGEGLLSVAPGATFSSEFEIRAGRE, from the coding sequence ATGCAGGAGGAGGACACGGTGCTGCTCAAGGATGGCGACTGCGTCGCCGAGATCGTCCCGGAACGTGGAGCGCTCGTCAGCCGCTTCACCGTCGGCGGAGAAGAGCTGCTCTTCCTCGACGCGAGCACCCTGGCGGACCCCGGCAAGAACGTCCGGGGCGGCATCCCCGTGCTCTTCCCCTCTCCGGGAGTCCTTCCCGGAGGCACCTACCCCGCCGAGGGCCGCGACTACACGATGCGCCGCCACGGCTTCGCCCGGGATCTGGCCTGGGAGGTGCGCCACCGGGAGAACGCGCGCACGGAGCTCGTGCTCGGGCACTCGGACCAGACGCTGCGCGAGTTTCCCTGGCGCTTCGAGGCGCGCCTCACCGTGACGCTCTCGGGCGGCGCGCTGCGCCTGGGCTTCGCCGCCGAGAACCGCGACACCCGGCCCATGCCCCTGCACCTGGGCTACCACCCGTACTTCCACGTGCCCCAGGCGAACAAGGCCGTCACGCGGCTCGACACGGACGCCACGCGCGCCTGGGACAACCGCACCGGAGCGCCCGTCACCTTTTCCGGCCTGGACCTCACCAGCGCCGAGGTGGACATGCACCTGCTCGACCACTCCCGGCCGGGCACCACGCTCCATCGCGGTCCGGGGCTGCGGCCGGTGGTGTTGTCCTGGAGCGAGAGCTTCACCACGGTGGTGGTGTGGACGCTCACGGGCCGGGACTTCGTCTGCGTGGAGCCGTGGACGGCACCCGGCGGCGCGCTCCGCACCGGCGAGGGGCTGCTGAGCGTGGCTCCCGGGGCCACCTTCTCCTCGGAGTTCGAGATCCGCGCCGGAAGGGAATAA
- a CDS encoding threonine synthase: protein MSSFLSHLECSRCHQTHDADRLQNLCTCGGPLLVRYDLKAAARAVRPTNLAGRVSSLWRYRELLPLRDDKHLITLGEGMTPLFPLPRLGASVGLPDLWLKDEGLNPTASFKARGAATGVSRAKELGVTALAMPTNGNAGGAWASYGARAGISVTLVMPTDAPAMSVLEATAVGAQAYMVRGQITDAGAIVGRSARAHGWFEAATLKEPYRIEGKKTMGYEIAEQLGWSLPDVILYPTGGGVGIIGIYKALLEMRELGWLPDSVRLPKLVAVQAEGCQPIVKAFREGKDVSEKWENASTVAQGIRVPKALGDFLVLQAVRETGGTCVAVSDADTLWGLEQISRQEGAFICPEGAALVGAARQLLREGWLDAGQRVLLLNTGAGIKYPDVMTPKLPILELNATL from the coding sequence ATGTCCTCCTTCCTCTCCCACCTCGAGTGCTCGCGCTGCCACCAGACCCATGACGCGGACCGGCTGCAGAACCTGTGCACGTGTGGCGGACCGCTGCTCGTGCGCTATGACCTGAAGGCCGCCGCCCGCGCGGTGCGCCCCACGAATCTCGCCGGCCGCGTGTCCTCCCTGTGGCGCTACCGCGAGTTGCTGCCCCTGCGCGATGACAAGCACCTCATCACGCTCGGCGAGGGCATGACGCCGCTGTTTCCCCTGCCCCGGCTGGGCGCCTCCGTGGGGCTGCCCGACCTGTGGTTGAAGGACGAGGGGCTCAACCCCACCGCCTCGTTCAAGGCGCGGGGTGCCGCCACCGGGGTGAGTCGGGCCAAGGAGCTGGGGGTCACCGCGCTCGCCATGCCCACCAACGGCAACGCGGGCGGCGCCTGGGCGAGCTATGGCGCGCGCGCGGGCATCTCCGTCACCCTGGTGATGCCCACGGACGCGCCCGCCATGAGCGTGCTGGAGGCCACGGCCGTGGGCGCCCAGGCCTATATGGTGCGCGGGCAGATCACCGACGCGGGCGCCATCGTGGGCCGCTCGGCCAGGGCGCACGGCTGGTTCGAGGCCGCCACGCTCAAGGAGCCCTACCGCATCGAGGGCAAGAAGACGATGGGCTACGAGATCGCCGAGCAGCTCGGCTGGAGCCTGCCCGACGTCATCCTCTACCCCACCGGGGGCGGCGTGGGCATCATCGGCATCTACAAGGCCCTCTTGGAGATGCGCGAGCTGGGCTGGTTGCCGGACAGCGTGCGCCTTCCCAAGCTCGTCGCCGTGCAGGCCGAGGGCTGCCAGCCCATCGTGAAGGCCTTCCGCGAGGGCAAGGACGTCTCGGAGAAGTGGGAGAACGCGTCCACGGTGGCGCAGGGCATCCGCGTGCCCAAGGCGCTCGGGGACTTCCTCGTGCTCCAGGCGGTGCGCGAGACGGGCGGCACCTGCGTGGCCGTGTCCGACGCGGACACGCTGTGGGGGCTCGAGCAGATCAGCCGCCAGGAGGGCGCGTTCATCTGCCCCGAGGGCGCCGCGCTCGTGGGCGCCGCGCGCCAGTTGCTGCGCGAGGGGTGGTTGGACGCGGGCCAGCGCGTGCTCCTGCTCAACACGGGCGCGGGCATCAAATACCCGGACGTGATGACGCCCAAGCTCCCCATCCTGGAGCTGAACGCGACCCTGTAA
- a CDS encoding response regulator: MRPPIASSGPRAEGQGQRRILVVDDDPAILKVWRRVLGTRTAPSSLDHLEKKLFGATPPAAPTDAGFAIDTASQGMEGYQKVVSALEEDRPYTFALVDMRMPPGWDGLETILHMLEKDPRLEVAICSAFSDISRDEVAQRVGRSDLLWIRKPFELEAARDLARKLSEQGVHRRQTR; this comes from the coding sequence GTGCGTCCACCGATCGCGTCGAGCGGGCCCAGGGCGGAGGGGCAGGGCCAGCGGCGCATCCTGGTGGTCGACGATGACCCGGCCATCCTCAAGGTCTGGCGCCGGGTGCTGGGGACCCGCACCGCTCCCTCGTCGTTGGATCACCTGGAGAAGAAGCTCTTCGGGGCCACTCCGCCCGCCGCGCCCACGGACGCGGGGTTCGCCATCGACACCGCCTCGCAGGGCATGGAGGGCTACCAGAAGGTCGTCAGTGCCCTGGAGGAGGACCGGCCCTACACGTTCGCCCTCGTCGACATGCGGATGCCGCCCGGCTGGGACGGGCTGGAGACCATCCTGCACATGCTGGAGAAGGACCCCCGGCTGGAGGTGGCCATCTGCAGTGCCTTCTCCGACATCTCCCGGGATGAAGTCGCCCAGCGCGTGGGCCGCTCGGATCTGCTGTGGATCCGCAAGCCGTTCGAGCTCGAGGCCGCGCGCGACCTCGCCCGGAAGTTGAGCGAGCAGGGCGTGCACCGGCGCCAGACGCGCTGA
- a CDS encoding FAD-dependent oxidoreductase, which yields METRGTIPVLVVGAGPTGLTLACDLLRRGVACRVIDKVATPFAGSRGKGVQPRGLEVLEDLGVLDGMKALGAAPYPPLHAYKGSQVVWTGLMHEHREPSPDVPHPLPLMLPQYLMEQALRARLAALGGRVEFATELSAFEQDGEGVTATLVSPGSEPERVRVLYLVGADGGHSLVRKRLGVPFEGETREDDRMLIADLHVDGLDRQAWHVWSDLETRKLEVGLCPLAGTDVFQLMAPLAPGEVPEQSEEGIQRLFNARSGRSDLRLYGVRWLSVFRTNIRLAERYRVGRVLLAGDAAHVHPPDGGQGLNTGIQDAYNLGWKLGEVLAGAPEALLDTYEEERLPIAAGVLGLSTRLHQRGVRSDANAPQRGAETEQLGLHYREGPLSRDERSVRGRVEAGDRAPDAPCHDAAGNALRLFDVFRGPHFTLLAFGSLPGDTVAGLEARYGARVRVRAVVPPGGGSGRHVLVDTHGHARRGYDLEGPALVLVRPDGYLGLVTPGLGTERVEDYLARVLAPSPRLGAVASA from the coding sequence ATGGAGACTCGAGGAACGATTCCGGTTCTCGTCGTGGGGGCGGGGCCCACCGGGCTCACGCTGGCGTGTGACTTGTTGCGGCGGGGCGTGGCCTGCCGGGTCATCGACAAGGTGGCCACCCCCTTCGCGGGCTCGCGGGGCAAGGGGGTGCAGCCGCGCGGCCTGGAGGTGCTCGAGGACCTGGGCGTGCTCGACGGGATGAAGGCCCTGGGCGCCGCGCCCTATCCGCCGCTGCACGCCTACAAGGGGAGCCAGGTCGTGTGGACGGGCCTCATGCACGAGCACCGGGAGCCCTCGCCCGACGTGCCCCATCCCCTCCCGTTGATGCTCCCGCAGTACCTGATGGAGCAGGCGCTGCGGGCCCGGCTCGCCGCGTTGGGGGGACGGGTGGAGTTCGCCACCGAGCTGAGTGCGTTCGAGCAGGACGGCGAAGGGGTGACGGCCACGCTCGTCTCCCCGGGGAGCGAGCCCGAGCGGGTCCGGGTGCTCTACCTGGTGGGCGCCGATGGTGGGCACAGCCTCGTGCGCAAGCGGCTGGGGGTGCCTTTCGAGGGAGAGACGCGCGAGGACGATCGGATGCTGATCGCCGACCTCCACGTCGACGGGCTGGATCGCCAGGCCTGGCACGTGTGGTCGGACCTGGAGACGCGCAAGCTCGAGGTGGGCCTGTGCCCGCTGGCCGGCACGGACGTCTTCCAGCTCATGGCCCCCCTGGCTCCGGGCGAGGTGCCGGAGCAGTCGGAGGAGGGAATCCAACGGCTGTTCAACGCGAGGTCCGGCCGCTCCGACCTCCGGCTGTACGGAGTGCGCTGGCTGTCGGTGTTCCGGACCAACATCCGGCTGGCGGAGCGCTACCGGGTGGGCCGGGTGCTGCTGGCCGGTGACGCCGCGCACGTGCACCCGCCCGACGGTGGGCAGGGCCTGAATACCGGCATCCAGGACGCCTACAACCTGGGCTGGAAGCTGGGCGAGGTGCTCGCGGGCGCCCCGGAGGCCCTGCTGGACACCTACGAGGAAGAGCGGCTGCCCATCGCCGCGGGGGTGCTCGGCCTCAGCACGCGGTTGCATCAGCGCGGGGTCCGGAGCGATGCGAACGCCCCCCAGCGCGGTGCCGAGACGGAGCAGCTCGGGCTGCACTACCGGGAAGGCCCCCTCTCCCGGGACGAGCGCTCCGTGAGGGGGCGCGTCGAGGCGGGAGACCGCGCCCCGGATGCGCCCTGTCACGATGCCGCCGGCAACGCCCTGCGCCTGTTCGACGTGTTCCGTGGACCGCATTTCACGCTGCTGGCCTTTGGCTCCCTGCCCGGTGACACCGTCGCCGGACTCGAGGCGCGGTATGGCGCCAGGGTACGTGTGCGCGCCGTGGTGCCACCGGGAGGGGGCTCGGGGCGGCACGTCCTCGTCGACACCCACGGCCATGCGCGCCGGGGGTATGACCTCGAGGGCCCCGCGCTCGTGCTGGTCCGCCCGGATGGCTACCTCGGGCTCGTCACGCCGGGCCTCGGCACGGAGCGCGTGGAGGACTACCTCGCCCGGGTGCTCGCTCCCTCGCCTCGCCTGGGTGCGGTGGCCTCCGCGTGA